The Nitrospira sp. KM1 genome includes a window with the following:
- a CDS encoding helix-turn-helix domain-containing protein encodes MSNSHRIEPLVTVRQAASVLGMAPSSLYRLAKSCRIPSYAVGARGRGVRIDIEAAKAALLRSAEE; translated from the coding sequence TTGAGCCGCTTGTCACGGTCCGCCAGGCCGCGTCTGTATTAGGAATGGCTCCTTCGAGTTTGTACAGATTGGCGAAGAGCTGTCGGATCCCGTCATATGCAGTTGGCGCCAGAGGGCGCGGGGTACGGATCGATATCGAGGCAGCAAAAGCGGCGCTACTTCGATCGGCTGAAGAGTAA